In Candidatus Eisenbacteria bacterium, the genomic window CCAGCCGCCGCAACAGGGCGGGCAGTGCGCCAGGCTTCCCCTTGTCGGTCCCGTACGCGGTCAACTCCTGCGCCACGAGATTGATCTCCCTCACGCCGCCTCCCGCCAGCCTCTCGACCTCGCGAATGATCGAGCCGGGTGGGCGGCTCCGCTGGGGGCCGCGCAGCCGGGGGATGACGCAGAAGGAACAGCGGCGATCGCATCCATCGGAGATCTTCACGTAAGCGCTGTGCCTGCGCCCCGAGACGACGCGGAGATCCCAATCTCCGTGCAGACGGTCGAGCCCCCCAATGCGCGTGGCGGCGGGGCCGACCCCCTTCCCGGCGAGAATCGCGCGCAGGCGCGGCGCGAGACGGTGGACCTCGCCCGGCCCGACCAGGAGATCGATCTCGG contains:
- a CDS encoding radical SAM protein, which translates into the protein MRVRARQPRIALITLGCPKNVADSDLLAGQILREGLAVTSTIAEADAVLVNTCAFLAAAERESIRSILELAEGKKARPSQRLVVMGCLAQRHGEALRSEVPEIDLLVGPGEVHRLAPRLRAILAGKGVGPAATRIGGLDRLHGDWDLRVVSGRRHSAYVKISDGCDRRCSFCVIPRLRGPQRSRPPGSIIREVERLAGGGVREINLVAQELTAYGTDKGKPGALPALLRRL